Proteins from one Camelina sativa cultivar DH55 chromosome 8, Cs, whole genome shotgun sequence genomic window:
- the LOC109124469 gene encoding 14-3-3-like protein GF14 chi translates to MAAPTASSAREEFVYMAKLAEQAERYEEMVEFMEKVAKAVDKDELTVEERNLLSVAYKNVIGARRASWRIISSIEQKEESRGNDDHVSLIRDYRSKIETELSDICDGILKLLDTILVPAAASGDSKVFYLKMKGDYHRYLAEFKSGQERKDAAEHTLTAYKAAQDIANSELPPTHPIRLGLALNFSVFYYEILNSPDRACNLAKQAFDEAIAELDTLGEESYKDSTLIMQLLRDNLTLWTSDMQDDAADDIKEAAPKPAEEQQQS, encoded by the exons ATGGCGGCACCAACAGCTTCATCAGCAAGGGAAGAGTTCGTATACATGGCGAAACTCGCGGAGCAAGCCGAGCGTTACGAAGAGATGGTCGAATTCATGGAAAAAGTCGCGAAAGCCGTTGACAAAGACGAACTCACCGTCGAAGAACGTAACCTCCTCTCCGTCGCTTACAAAAACGTGATCGGAGCTCGCCGTGCTTCGTGGAGGATCATCTCGTCGATCGAACAGAAGGAAGAGTCTCGCGGCAACGACGACCACGTTTCCTTGATCCGTGACTACAGAAGCAAAATCGAAACCGAGCTCTCCGATATCTGTGACGGTATCCTCAAGCTTCTCGATACGATCCTCGTCCCCGCTGCTGCTTCTGGAGATTCGAAGGTGTTTTACCTTAAGATGAAAGGTGATTACCATAGATACTTGGCTGAGTTCAAATCTGGTCAAGAGAGGAAAGATGCTGCTGAACATACACTCACTGCTTACAAAGCTGCTCAG GACATTGCTAACTCTGAATTGCCTCCTACTCATCCGATTCGTCTCGGTCTTGCGTTGAACTTCTCTGTGTTTTACTATGAGATTCTCAATTCTCCTGACCGTGCTTGTAACCTCGCTAAGCAG GCCTTTGATGAAGCTATTGCTGAATTGGATACTCTTGGTGAAGAGTCATACAAGGACAGTACTTTGATTATGCAGCTTCTTCGTGATAACCTCACTCTCTGGACGTCTGACATGCAG